One Capricornis sumatraensis isolate serow.1 chromosome 8, serow.2, whole genome shotgun sequence genomic region harbors:
- the ARHGAP27 gene encoding rho GTPase-activating protein 27 isoform X5, translating to MVDITAKLTKRQSRDLRGQVDEPPEPVYANVERQPPATSPGASAAPRGVGESVWETHTDAGTGRPYYYNPDTGVTTWESPFEAAEGAASPATSPASVGSHPPTPETDYPDLLTSYPEEDYSPVGSFSEPSPASPFVTPPGWSCHVSPDGQTVYTNNITEEQWVRLENQHGKPYFYNPDDASVQWALPEVPVPLPAPRNSHKSNQNSETPAQATPSEEKVREALDKAGGWKDVSPAAAASRIKTLDKAGVLHRTKIVDKGKRLRKKHWSASWTVLEGGILTFFKDSKNSAAGGLRQPSKLSIPEFTVDLKGASLTWAPKDKSSKKNVLELRSRDGSEYLIQHDSEAIISTWHSAIIQGIQEMSADLPPEEESENSGVNFGSSERLGSWREDEPRPGAAPPTPGPGGLEGDISKVRQKLLKFLLRRPTLQSLREKGYIKDQVFGCPLAELCEREKSSVPRFVQQSIRAVEARGLDIDGLYRISGNLATIQKLRYKVDHDERLDLEDGHWEDVHVITGALKLFFRELPEPLFPFSHFRQFLAAIKLQDPAKRFRCVRDLVRSLPVPNHDTLRVLFQHLCRVIEHGERNRMSVQNVAIVFGPTLLRPETEEASMPMTMVFQNQVVELILQQCSDIFPPH from the exons ATGGTGGACATCACCGCCAAACTGACCAAGAGGCAGAGTCGGGACCTGCGGGGACAG GTGGACGAGCCCCCGGAGCCCGTGTACGCGAACGTAGAGAGGCAGCCTCCAGCCACATCGCCCGGCGCTTCCGCGGCCCCTCGCGGTGTGGGAGAGTCGGTGTGGGAGACACACACGGACGCGGGCACCGGGCGCCCCTACTACTACAACCCGGACACGGGCGTGACCACCTGGGAGTCGCCCTTCGAGGCTGCTGAGGGCGCCGCCAGCCCGGCCACGTCCCCGGCCTCGGTGGGCAGCCAC ccccccacccctgagACGGACTACCCTGATTTGCTGACCAGTTACCCAGAGGAAGACTATTCCCCCGTGGGCTCCTTCAGTGAGCCCAGCCCCGCCTCTCCCTTTGTCACGCCCCCAGGCTGGTCTTGTCATGTGAGCCCAGATGGGCAGACGGTGTACACCAACAACATCACCGAAGAACAG TGGGTAAGGCTGGAGAACCAACATGGGAAGCCTTACTTCTACAATCCAGATGACGCCTCCGTTCAGTGGGCCCTGCCCGAG GTCCCagtccctctccctgcccctcgAAACAGCCACAAATCCAACCAGAACAGTGAGACCCCAGCCCAGGCCACCCCCTCAGAGGAGAAGGTAAGGGAGGCG CTGGACAAGGCTGGGGGCTGGAAGGATGTCTCCCCTGCTGCTGCGGCTTCC AGG ATCAAGACCCTGGACAAGGCAGGCGTGCTCCATCGCACCAAGATAGTGGACAAAGGAAAGCGGCTCCG GAAGAAGCATTGGAGTGCCTCCTGGACAGTGCTGGAGGGTGGAATCCTGACTTTCTTCAAAGACTCGAAAAACTCAGCTGCTGGTGGCTTG AGGCAGCCTTCCAAGCTCTCCATCCCTGAGTTCACGGTGGACCTGAAGGGGGCCTCTCTCACCTGGGCCCCCAAAGACAAATCCAGCAAGAAGAATGTGCTGGAG CTTCGGAGCCGAGATGGCTCAGAATACCTGATCCAGCACGACTCGGAGGCCATCATcagcacctggcacagtgccATCATCCAGGGCATCCAGGAGATG TCCGCAGACCTGCCTCCCGAGGAGGAAAGTGAGAACAGCGGCGTGAACTTTGGGTCCAGTGAGCGCCTAGGAAGCTGGCGGGAGGACGAGCCACGGCCTGGTGCAG CACCGCCCACCCCCGGGCCCGGAGGTCTGGAGGGTGACATCAGCAAGGTCCGGCAGAAGCTCCTCAAGTTCCTGCTGAGGCGGCCCACGCTGCAGTCGCTGCGGGAGAAGGGCTACATCAAAG ACCAGGTGTTCGGCTGTCCGCTGGCCGAGCTGTGTGAGCGCGAGAAGAGCTCAGTGCCGCGCTTCGTGCAGCAGAGCATCCGCGCCGTCGAGGCCCGGG GGCTGGACATCGACGGTCTGTACCGCATCAGTGGGAACCTGGCCACCATCCAGAAGCTGCGCTATAAGGTGGACCACG ATGAACGTCTGGATCTGGAAGACGGGCACTGGGAGGACGTTCATGTTATCACCGGCGCCCTGAAGCTCTTCTTTCGAGAGCTGCCCGAGCCCCTCTTCCCCTTCTCACACTTCCGCCAGTTCCTCGCGGCAATCA AGCTACAGGATCCGGCCAAGCGTTTCCGCTGTGTGCGGGACCTGGTGCGCTCGCTGCCCGTCCCTAATCACGACACGCTGCGGGTGCTCTTCCAGCACCTGTGCCG GGTGATCGAGCACGGAGAACGGAACCGCATGTCAGTGCAGAACGTGGCCATAGTCTTCGGGCCCACGCTGCTGCGGCCCGAGACGGAGGAAGCCAGCATGCCCATGACCATGGTGTTCCAGAATCAGGTGGTGGAGCTCATCCTGCAACAGTGCTCGGACATCTTCCCGCCGCACTGA